Proteins from a single region of Haloterrigena alkaliphila:
- a CDS encoding BGTF surface domain-containing protein, giving the protein MTSETTYREKGRAAFLAALMVLSVFAMSAAFAGGAAADVGSTDDLEFNDQATDGQTVEVELSDEFSNAEYLSITNATGDEVANLSLNEEDHGGEVVTVDLKDDITQATLDNDYTAELLQGDGTSLSTAVTDSATLALGLDSVDQGPQEFTDSGTHYVEVVFDGEIAGLEASHVNVTDRNSNTNVVNNVYVGGENTADTSTYGASADLANNNLIIELDGATLGESGLAPGATVDILGEEYDIETTSTTVQDPDEGGAADLDAYDGENLALLAASNPDTSVDIAAPDGSVTRGLGENSVVRTLNTDAYENGDEITVTFASDATVNVTVDDLGVSVSTDKSQYAQGDTIKATVEADDIDRDVEARLLDSNGKEVDGAVDSGSLDSNGVYEAELTAPEPGDYTVEVEDVDSGITAESDSFSVTEEEQVANFDANQYEQEIGDVVEFTVDLEDTDEAYVNLSEVDNNYDATLNLTDTNDDGEVTVKFNTYYAGHGDKAFSSEDDEVEVDSQTSFDSGVRLLDADYELEAFVNDARDRATDASFLVLSERNTGDVTTHVAPSDLAHDDNIEDILGASSESDTIAADDLLVAEVDASGVYGYLLDDSGNWNGEGLELNLTNTHNPRYDDPEQLQLSDIEGSSATVHEDAANDTFYVVVDVSAAADGDTSIDADETWNVEFAVTEENDYVDEDERSDATFSVEERDVTITGDFDDDERLLVENVENSEITAESNIAPGTEVRYNVRLPTEVKTATTEVAEDGTISATFDLSNYDAGTEIRSISVSELNEDASDSTKGIIVDGEAETKGDVTVEGDAPTNVKVDDDASLDVTVTNNDADLEKTTSYTVTIDGEVVDEQDLTLEAGEEITNSYDFDTSAEGDINWDVSVDDDSDSGTLTVGKDDGNGDENGAENGDENGDENGDENGDENGGEDDDEDGTPGFGIAVALVAMLAAAMLALRRQN; this is encoded by the coding sequence ATGACAAGCGAAACTACATATCGCGAAAAGGGACGAGCAGCGTTCCTGGCCGCGCTTATGGTCCTGTCTGTGTTCGCCATGTCCGCAGCATTCGCGGGCGGCGCAGCAGCAGACGTAGGCAGCACAGACGACCTCGAATTCAATGACCAAGCGACGGATGGTCAAACGGTTGAAGTTGAATTGAGCGATGAATTCAGCAACGCAGAGTACCTCAGTATCACCAATGCTACTGGTGACGAGGTTGCAAACCTCTCCCTCAATGAAGAAGACCACGGAGGGGAGGTCGTCACGGTCGACCTGAAAGACGACATTACGCAAGCAACTCTGGATAATGATTACACTGCTGAACTGCTCCAGGGTGACGGAACCTCGCTGAGCACTGCAGTCACTGATTCTGCGACGCTGGCCCTCGGTCTCGACTCCGTTGATCAGGGTCCGCAGGAATTCACGGACAGTGGTACCCATTACGTTGAGGTTGTCTTCGACGGTGAAATTGCCGGTCTCGAAGCATCTCACGTGAACGTCACTGACCGGAACAGCAACACGAACGTTGTGAACAACGTTTACGTTGGCGGGGAAAACACCGCTGACACCAGCACTTACGGTGCTAGTGCCGACCTAGCTAATAACAACCTGATCATCGAGCTTGACGGTGCTACGCTCGGTGAGAGTGGCCTTGCGCCGGGCGCAACGGTCGACATCCTCGGTGAGGAGTATGACATCGAGACGACGTCGACGACCGTTCAGGACCCCGACGAGGGCGGTGCCGCAGACCTCGATGCCTACGATGGTGAAAACCTGGCTCTCCTCGCAGCGAGTAACCCGGACACCAGCGTCGACATCGCGGCCCCTGACGGATCCGTGACTCGTGGTCTCGGTGAGAACAGCGTTGTCCGTACGCTCAACACCGATGCCTACGAAAATGGTGACGAGATCACTGTCACGTTCGCTAGTGATGCAACTGTCAACGTGACGGTTGACGATCTCGGTGTGTCGGTCTCGACCGACAAGAGCCAGTACGCGCAGGGCGACACCATCAAAGCCACCGTCGAGGCTGACGACATCGACCGCGATGTCGAAGCCCGTCTCCTCGACTCCAACGGTAAGGAAGTCGACGGTGCCGTTGATTCGGGTTCGCTCGACTCCAACGGTGTCTACGAAGCTGAGCTGACTGCGCCCGAGCCGGGCGACTACACGGTCGAAGTTGAGGACGTCGACAGCGGTATCACCGCCGAGTCCGACAGCTTCTCCGTTACGGAAGAAGAACAGGTCGCGAACTTCGATGCGAACCAGTACGAACAAGAGATCGGTGACGTCGTCGAGTTCACCGTCGACCTTGAGGACACCGACGAAGCGTACGTGAACCTCTCTGAGGTTGACAACAACTACGACGCCACCCTCAACCTGACCGACACGAACGACGACGGCGAAGTGACCGTCAAGTTCAACACCTACTACGCTGGTCACGGTGACAAAGCGTTCTCCTCGGAAGACGACGAGGTTGAAGTCGACAGCCAGACCTCGTTCGACTCTGGAGTCCGTCTGCTCGACGCTGACTACGAACTCGAAGCATTCGTCAACGACGCCCGCGACCGAGCGACCGACGCCTCGTTCCTGGTCCTGAGCGAACGCAACACTGGCGACGTGACGACTCACGTCGCACCCAGCGACCTCGCTCACGACGACAACATCGAGGACATCCTCGGAGCAAGCTCGGAGAGCGACACGATCGCGGCCGATGACCTGCTCGTCGCCGAGGTTGACGCCAGCGGTGTCTACGGCTACCTCCTCGACGACAGCGGTAACTGGAACGGTGAAGGTCTCGAACTGAACCTGACGAACACGCACAACCCGCGCTACGACGATCCGGAACAGCTCCAGCTGTCCGACATCGAAGGTAGCAGTGCAACGGTCCACGAAGACGCTGCAAACGACACGTTCTACGTCGTCGTTGACGTCTCGGCGGCCGCTGACGGCGACACGTCGATCGACGCCGACGAGACGTGGAACGTCGAGTTCGCAGTGACTGAGGAGAACGACTACGTCGACGAGGACGAGCGCTCGGACGCTACATTCAGCGTCGAAGAGCGTGACGTCACGATCACGGGCGACTTCGACGACGACGAGCGCCTGCTGGTCGAGAACGTCGAGAACTCGGAGATTACGGCCGAGTCCAATATCGCACCTGGCACGGAGGTCCGCTACAACGTCCGCCTCCCGACGGAAGTCAAGACCGCGACCACGGAGGTCGCTGAAGACGGTACGATCAGCGCCACCTTCGACCTCAGCAACTACGACGCTGGCACCGAGATCCGTTCGATCTCCGTCAGCGAACTCAACGAGGATGCCTCCGACTCCACGAAGGGCATCATCGTTGATGGCGAGGCTGAAACTAAGGGCGACGTCACCGTCGAGGGTGACGCACCCACTAACGTCAAGGTTGATGACGACGCGTCGCTCGACGTGACCGTCACCAACAACGACGCTGATCTCGAGAAGACCACGAGCTACACGGTCACCATCGACGGCGAAGTCGTCGACGAGCAGGACCTTACGCTCGAGGCCGGCGAAGAGATCACCAACAGCTACGACTTCGACACCAGCGCCGAGGGTGACATCAACTGGGATGTCTCCGTCGACGACGACTCCGACTCCGGCACCCTGACCGTCGGCAAAGACGACGGCAACGGTGACGAGAACGGAGCCGAGAATGGTGACGAGAACGGTGACGAGAACGGCGACGAGAACGGTGACGAGAACGGCGGGGAAGACGATGACGAAGACGGAACGCCCGGCTTCGGCATCGCTGTCGCCCTCGTCGCGATGCTCGCCGCCGCCATGCTGGCACTCCGCCGCCAGAACTAA
- a CDS encoding VOC family protein, with protein sequence MDGTLDHTMIRVSDLEESLEWYQTHLEYEEKDRFEGDGFTIVYLGPEGMHEDGAMLEITHNEGEEPEVGDAWGHIAVRVPEGELEDYYQQLMDGGVEDYRDPESCGGRYAFVKDPDGHEIEIVQRDEGALWSLDHTMIRVEDADEALGFWTRKFEYDEVGRWESDTFANYFVEPRDAASEAMSVELTYNYDGRSYEMRDAWGHLCVRVDDLTEDWETLVERGADDYRDPESNDNMYAFTRDQDGHEIELIERDLEADSLFPF encoded by the coding sequence ATGGACGGAACGCTCGACCACACGATGATCCGCGTCTCGGATCTCGAGGAGTCGCTCGAGTGGTACCAGACCCACCTCGAGTACGAGGAGAAGGACCGCTTCGAGGGCGACGGCTTCACCATCGTCTATCTCGGACCGGAGGGGATGCACGAGGACGGCGCGATGCTCGAGATCACCCACAACGAGGGCGAAGAACCCGAGGTCGGTGATGCCTGGGGCCATATCGCCGTCCGGGTTCCCGAGGGCGAACTCGAGGACTACTACCAGCAGCTGATGGACGGGGGTGTCGAGGACTACCGCGACCCCGAGTCCTGCGGCGGTCGCTACGCGTTCGTGAAGGACCCGGACGGTCACGAGATCGAAATCGTCCAGCGTGACGAGGGGGCGCTGTGGTCGCTCGACCACACCATGATCCGCGTCGAGGATGCCGACGAGGCGCTGGGCTTCTGGACTCGCAAGTTCGAGTACGACGAGGTCGGCCGCTGGGAGTCCGACACCTTCGCGAACTACTTCGTCGAACCCCGAGACGCCGCTAGCGAGGCGATGTCAGTCGAGTTAACGTACAACTACGACGGCCGCAGCTACGAGATGAGAGACGCGTGGGGCCACCTCTGCGTCCGCGTCGACGATCTGACCGAGGACTGGGAGACTCTCGTGGAACGCGGGGCCGACGACTACCGCGATCCCGAGAGCAACGACAACATGTACGCGTTCACGCGGGATCAGGACGGCCACGAGATCGAACTGATAGAGCGGGATCTCGAGGCCGACTCGCTGTTCCCGTTCTGA
- a CDS encoding PQQ-binding-like beta-propeller repeat protein encodes MNTFDNSGNCGSVEPAASVSEYATHPNENVSMFRRGLRRLGYFPDEVVPESVRVNWTFPINYVGHTAAKASPVPTPDGETIVFAGDSGWVHAYAPNGEKRWATLTGATELGFHGSAAIVDDTVYIGGYDGDLYALDRETGDLVWRTRSRDLEGTLAIGSSPAYYDGRLYVIAEYGSPSSGALWEIDPETGEPTWSDDRIWGQPHPSPTIDLDAGRILAGSNDGVVYCWAFPSLQFAWSFQTGGEGGPDGESKADGAFRLGAQIKGTVAAHDGYGYVGSWDDTFYCIDLEDGTEEWAFETDGSIMANPAVDVDEDVVYMGNDDGAVYAIDAKSGEELWSADVGGRVIGGLSVTAGSVLVGSYDSHLYAFDKETGGQCWRVENRGRVTSAPVPVDGRIYYAERAVFSNYYDDDKETTMDEPGHAYCLVADE; translated from the coding sequence GTGAATACTTTCGATAATAGCGGCAATTGTGGCTCCGTCGAACCCGCGGCCTCCGTTTCTGAGTACGCGACGCATCCGAACGAGAACGTCTCGATGTTCCGGCGCGGACTGCGTCGGCTCGGCTACTTCCCCGACGAAGTCGTTCCCGAATCGGTGCGCGTCAACTGGACGTTTCCCATCAACTACGTTGGTCACACGGCCGCCAAGGCGAGTCCGGTGCCGACGCCCGACGGCGAAACGATCGTATTCGCGGGAGACAGCGGCTGGGTGCACGCCTACGCCCCGAACGGTGAGAAACGGTGGGCGACCCTGACCGGTGCAACCGAGCTCGGCTTCCACGGCTCTGCGGCGATCGTCGACGACACCGTCTACATCGGCGGCTACGACGGGGACCTCTACGCACTGGACCGGGAGACCGGCGATCTGGTCTGGCGGACCCGCTCCCGGGACCTCGAGGGGACGCTGGCGATCGGCTCGAGTCCCGCCTACTACGACGGTCGGCTGTACGTCATCGCCGAGTACGGCTCGCCATCCTCCGGCGCGCTGTGGGAAATCGATCCCGAGACCGGCGAGCCGACGTGGAGCGACGACCGCATCTGGGGTCAACCGCACCCCTCGCCGACGATCGACCTCGACGCGGGTCGGATTCTGGCCGGCTCGAACGACGGCGTCGTCTACTGCTGGGCGTTCCCCTCCCTCCAGTTCGCCTGGTCGTTCCAGACGGGCGGCGAGGGCGGCCCCGACGGCGAGTCGAAGGCCGACGGCGCGTTCCGACTCGGCGCCCAGATCAAGGGAACGGTCGCGGCACACGACGGCTACGGATACGTCGGGAGCTGGGACGATACGTTCTACTGCATCGACCTCGAGGACGGTACTGAGGAGTGGGCGTTCGAGACGGACGGCTCGATCATGGCGAATCCGGCCGTCGACGTCGACGAGGACGTCGTCTACATGGGGAACGACGACGGCGCCGTTTACGCGATCGACGCAAAATCCGGCGAGGAACTGTGGTCGGCCGACGTCGGCGGCCGCGTCATCGGTGGTCTCTCGGTCACTGCCGGATCGGTGCTCGTCGGCTCGTACGATTCCCACCTCTATGCTTTCGACAAGGAGACGGGCGGGCAGTGCTGGCGGGTCGAGAACCGAGGCCGGGTTACCAGTGCTCCCGTTCCAGTCGACGGCCGAATCTACTACGCCGAACGTGCCGTGTTCTCGAACTATTATGACGACGACAAGGAGACGACCATGGATGAACCCGGTCACGCGTACTGTCTGGTCGCCGACGAATAG
- a CDS encoding surface glycoprotein, which translates to MTNESTIREKGRAVFLAALMVLSVVAMSAAFVGSAAAATDDVTFADQATTGSSVDVEITDVDQADRLIIENASEEIGNVSVDDLETGEINTIELDDEITADTLDTGADDYDAYLADATGAAVGADSTADSWDNATLSLVDDASAVDQGPVSYVVDESTDDYMLEIVYENGDFSNLNADQVEITNRNGDSVNFDTLSGDANGVVTLSPAEKLASGSTIEILGVEHDIETTSTTLESGTDDSAYVGETIAIVGTTNEEIDIETEDRTVTRALGENSLVRTLDTSGLSDGSSVNVTFSDDSEGTLELDDLGVTVETDRSQYAQGNPIEATVEADDINRDVEVRILDSEGEEVDGAVDSGSLDSDGIYNAQLTAPKPGDYTVEVEDVDSGITVESDSFSVTEEEQVANFDANQYEQEIGDVVEFTVELEDTDSAYVNLSEVDNNYDATLNLTDTDDDGEVTVTFNTYYAGQDSDKAFTSEDDEVEVASETSFDSGVRLLDADYELEAFVTEDRERATDASFLVLSERNTGDVTTAVAPADLAHDDDLETILEASSESDTVANSDLLVAEVEASGVYGYLLNDDGELADGTGLELNLTNTHEPRYNDAEQILLSDIEGDSATVHEDAANDTFYVVVDVAAVTDGDTTIDADETWNVEFAVTEDNDYVDEDERTDATFSVEERSVEITGDFDEDERLQVGNGEESEITADSNVAPGTEVRYNVRLPTEVIGFNTEVTDDGSIVGTFDLSNYDAGDEIRSISVTELGDDASDSTKGVIVDEDPDKKDDKENGTEENGTEENGTEDNGTEDNGTEDNGTEDNGTEDNGTEENGEEDDDEDGTPGFGIAVALVAMLAAAMLALRRQN; encoded by the coding sequence ATGACAAACGAATCAACCATCCGCGAAAAGGGACGCGCAGTGTTCCTGGCCGCGCTTATGGTACTTTCTGTTGTCGCTATGTCCGCAGCGTTTGTGGGCTCGGCGGCAGCCGCGACCGATGACGTTACATTCGCAGATCAAGCTACAACTGGTAGCTCAGTAGATGTTGAGATTACAGATGTTGATCAGGCAGATCGCCTGATCATTGAAAACGCGTCCGAAGAGATCGGCAACGTCAGTGTCGATGATCTCGAGACGGGTGAAATCAATACGATTGAACTCGATGACGAGATCACAGCAGACACGCTCGATACTGGCGCTGACGATTATGATGCCTATCTGGCTGATGCGACTGGAGCCGCTGTGGGTGCGGACTCTACTGCCGACAGCTGGGATAATGCAACCCTGTCGCTCGTTGATGACGCTTCCGCAGTTGATCAAGGTCCCGTCTCCTACGTCGTTGACGAATCCACCGACGATTACATGCTGGAGATCGTCTACGAGAACGGTGACTTCTCCAACCTGAACGCAGATCAGGTTGAAATCACTAACCGTAACGGTGATTCCGTTAACTTCGATACGCTTTCGGGAGATGCCAATGGCGTTGTTACGCTCAGCCCTGCTGAGAAACTCGCCAGTGGTTCCACGATAGAGATCCTCGGTGTCGAGCACGATATCGAGACGACCTCGACTACGCTCGAATCGGGTACGGACGATTCGGCCTACGTTGGCGAAACGATCGCCATCGTCGGTACCACGAACGAAGAAATCGACATCGAGACCGAGGACCGAACGGTCACTCGTGCCCTCGGTGAAAACAGTCTGGTCCGCACGCTCGATACCAGCGGCCTCAGTGACGGTAGCTCAGTCAACGTCACCTTCTCTGATGATTCCGAAGGCACGCTCGAGCTGGACGACCTCGGTGTGACGGTCGAGACTGACCGTAGCCAGTACGCCCAGGGTAACCCCATCGAGGCCACTGTTGAGGCTGACGACATCAACCGCGATGTTGAAGTCCGCATCCTCGACTCTGAGGGTGAGGAAGTCGACGGCGCCGTTGATTCGGGTTCGCTCGACTCCGACGGTATCTACAACGCTCAGCTGACCGCGCCCAAGCCGGGCGACTACACGGTTGAAGTTGAGGACGTCGACAGCGGTATCACCGTCGAGTCTGACAGCTTCTCCGTCACGGAAGAAGAACAGGTCGCGAACTTCGACGCGAACCAGTACGAACAAGAGATCGGTGACGTCGTCGAGTTCACGGTCGAACTCGAGGACACCGATTCGGCATACGTGAACCTCTCTGAGGTTGACAACAACTACGACGCCACCCTCAACCTGACCGACACTGACGATGACGGCGAAGTGACCGTCACGTTCAACACCTACTACGCTGGTCAGGACAGCGACAAGGCGTTCACCTCCGAAGACGACGAGGTTGAGGTCGCCAGCGAAACCTCGTTCGATAGTGGCGTTCGCCTGCTCGACGCAGACTACGAGCTCGAAGCGTTCGTCACTGAAGACCGCGAACGAGCGACCGACGCTTCGTTCCTGGTCCTCAGCGAGCGTAACACCGGCGACGTGACCACCGCGGTCGCACCCGCCGACCTCGCACACGATGACGACCTCGAGACCATCCTCGAGGCAAGCTCCGAGAGCGACACGGTCGCGAACAGTGACCTGCTCGTCGCAGAGGTTGAAGCCAGCGGTGTCTACGGCTACCTCCTCAACGACGACGGTGAACTGGCCGACGGCACGGGCCTGGAGCTGAACCTGACGAACACGCACGAGCCGCGCTACAACGATGCGGAGCAGATCCTCCTCTCTGACATCGAAGGTGACAGCGCAACCGTCCACGAGGACGCTGCAAACGACACGTTCTACGTCGTTGTCGACGTCGCTGCCGTCACTGACGGCGACACGACGATCGACGCTGACGAGACCTGGAACGTCGAATTCGCTGTGACCGAGGACAATGACTACGTCGACGAGGACGAGCGCACCGACGCGACCTTCAGCGTTGAAGAGCGCAGCGTCGAGATCACCGGTGACTTCGACGAGGACGAGCGACTGCAGGTCGGCAACGGTGAAGAGTCCGAGATCACCGCTGACTCCAACGTCGCACCTGGTACAGAAGTCCGATACAACGTCCGTCTCCCGACGGAGGTCATCGGCTTCAACACGGAAGTCACTGACGACGGTTCGATCGTCGGCACCTTCGACCTCAGCAACTACGACGCTGGTGACGAGATTCGTTCGATCTCCGTGACCGAACTCGGCGACGACGCCTCCGACTCCACGAAAGGCGTCATCGTCGACGAGGATCCTGACAAGAAGGACGACAAGGAGAACGGTACCGAGGAGAACGGTACTGAAGAGAACGGAACCGAGGATAACGGAACCGAGGATAACGGAACCGAGGATAACGGTACCGAAGACAACGGAACCGAGGACAACGGCACCGAGGAGAACGGCGAGGAAGACGATGACGAAGACGGAACGCCCGGCTTCGGCATCGCTGTCGCCCTCGTCGCGATGCTCGCCGCCGCCATGCTGGCACTCCGCCGCCAGAACTAA
- a CDS encoding Na+/H+ antiporter NhaC family protein — MFEAGYYSLVPPLLAIALAIVTRRPILSLFLGIWSGGVIATESIGIGQTFDWIAGSIADVFHAQILIFTLLLGSGVALIWRLGGATAVRNWATSRLETQRKTGLAAWILGMLLFFDDYANTAIVGSTMREISDQMRISREKLSYIVDSTAAPVATIGLSSWVAFQLSMIDEGYTALVESEDYSVAAADTPGAFETFVGSIPFNAYSLFAILMVGIIVVSRRDYGEMLDAEHRAWQTGKVNRDEAQPLQEVEKDLGAPIEDRPMLRTFFAPIAVLISVTLAGAFWTGYQSWLSDQAEADAPTSLETAIGTDGVVQVLVDVVGAGDFAAALVWGSFAMVATLILIGLAYDLFDLGDSIDTVLEGFSLMLTAVTILVLAWSISAVAEELGTGSYVAGVAEGIVSPALLPIVVLLVSAFVAFTMGSSWATMGIVTPIAIRVAYELTGSFELMPVMIGAVFSGAIFGDHSSPISDTSVLSATFTGADLIDHIRTQLYYAGTVLFVVIVCYALYGFLGVPWMVFLPLGAVLLVGLVYGLSELDARRKGVDPRASSIDVDRGSREPGTEPGSTTEDLD, encoded by the coding sequence ATGTTTGAGGCCGGATATTATTCACTGGTTCCGCCGTTGCTGGCGATCGCGCTCGCGATCGTCACGCGTCGGCCGATCCTGTCGCTGTTTCTCGGGATCTGGTCGGGCGGCGTCATCGCGACCGAAAGTATCGGTATCGGACAAACGTTCGACTGGATCGCCGGGTCGATCGCGGACGTGTTTCACGCGCAGATTCTGATTTTCACCCTCCTGTTGGGATCCGGCGTAGCGCTGATTTGGCGACTCGGCGGCGCGACCGCCGTTCGCAACTGGGCGACGAGCCGGCTCGAGACCCAGCGCAAGACCGGGCTCGCGGCGTGGATACTGGGAATGCTCCTGTTCTTCGACGATTACGCCAATACCGCCATCGTGGGAAGTACGATGCGCGAGATCTCCGATCAGATGCGCATCTCTCGAGAGAAGCTCTCCTACATCGTCGACTCGACGGCCGCGCCCGTGGCGACGATCGGGCTCTCGAGCTGGGTTGCGTTCCAGCTGTCGATGATCGACGAAGGGTACACCGCGCTCGTCGAGAGCGAGGATTACAGCGTCGCCGCGGCCGACACGCCGGGAGCGTTCGAAACGTTCGTTGGGTCGATTCCGTTCAACGCCTACTCGCTGTTCGCGATCCTCATGGTGGGGATCATCGTCGTCTCGCGGCGCGACTACGGGGAGATGCTCGACGCCGAACACCGCGCTTGGCAGACGGGAAAGGTGAACCGCGACGAGGCACAGCCGCTCCAGGAAGTCGAAAAAGACCTGGGTGCTCCGATCGAGGACCGGCCGATGCTCCGGACCTTCTTCGCACCGATCGCCGTCCTGATCTCGGTTACGCTCGCCGGTGCGTTCTGGACCGGCTATCAGTCGTGGCTCTCGGACCAGGCCGAAGCGGATGCGCCAACGTCGCTCGAGACGGCCATCGGTACCGACGGCGTCGTGCAGGTTCTGGTCGACGTCGTGGGAGCCGGCGACTTCGCGGCCGCCCTCGTGTGGGGATCGTTCGCTATGGTCGCGACGCTGATACTCATCGGGTTGGCGTACGACCTCTTCGATCTCGGCGATAGTATCGATACGGTTCTCGAGGGGTTCAGCCTCATGCTGACCGCGGTGACGATTCTGGTCCTCGCCTGGTCGATCAGCGCGGTCGCCGAGGAACTCGGCACGGGCAGTTACGTCGCCGGCGTCGCGGAGGGGATCGTCTCCCCGGCGCTGCTCCCGATCGTCGTGTTGCTCGTGTCCGCGTTCGTCGCGTTCACCATGGGGTCGTCGTGGGCGACGATGGGAATCGTCACGCCGATCGCGATTCGAGTCGCCTACGAACTCACCGGCAGTTTCGAACTCATGCCGGTGATGATCGGTGCGGTGTTCTCGGGTGCGATCTTCGGAGATCACTCGTCACCGATCTCCGACACGTCCGTCCTCTCCGCGACGTTCACCGGTGCGGATCTCATCGATCACATCCGCACGCAGCTGTACTACGCCGGAACCGTCCTGTTCGTCGTGATCGTCTGTTACGCGCTCTACGGGTTCCTCGGTGTCCCGTGGATGGTCTTCCTCCCGCTGGGGGCCGTCCTGCTCGTCGGTCTCGTCTACGGCCTCTCCGAGCTCGACGCGCGTCGCAAGGGCGTCGATCCCAGGGCCTCGTCGATCGACGTCGATCGCGGGAGTCGAGAGCCGGGGACGGAACCCGGTTCCACGACCGAAGACCTCGATTAG
- a CDS encoding OBG GTPase family GTP-binding protein, with the protein MGLEEEIEEIEDEIANTPYNKSTEAHIGRLKSKLAEKKEKLQNQSSAGGGTGYSVEKHGDATVALVGFPSVGKSSLLNSLTNAESETGSYEFTTLDVNPGMLQHRGANIQLLDVPGLIEGAASGRGDGQQVLAVVRNADLIIFMLSVFEIDQYDRLQEELYDINIRVDRKPPRVTVRPKIKDGIKITSSTDQDLDEETIKQVLREHGYVNAVVNLQENVTIDRLVDGLMENREYIPSITAVNKVDLIEPDYKETVDEQLRERDLDPEEVTFISAEEERGLDALKDRIWNNLGLIRVYMDKPGRGIDWEEPLVIEEGATVGEAIDKLGGEMQERFRFARVTGPSATHDQQQVGKDHVLEDEDVLKLILRR; encoded by the coding sequence ATGGGGCTCGAGGAGGAGATCGAGGAGATCGAAGACGAAATCGCCAACACGCCCTACAACAAGTCGACGGAGGCCCACATCGGCCGGTTGAAGTCCAAGCTCGCGGAGAAGAAGGAGAAGCTCCAGAACCAGAGTTCGGCGGGCGGCGGCACCGGCTACTCGGTCGAGAAACACGGAGACGCGACCGTCGCGCTGGTCGGCTTTCCGAGCGTCGGCAAGTCGTCGCTGCTGAACTCGCTGACCAACGCCGAGAGCGAGACCGGCTCCTACGAATTCACGACGCTGGACGTCAACCCCGGGATGCTCCAGCACCGCGGCGCGAACATCCAGCTGCTGGACGTGCCCGGGTTGATCGAGGGTGCGGCCTCGGGTCGGGGCGACGGCCAGCAGGTGCTGGCGGTCGTCCGCAACGCCGACCTCATCATCTTCATGCTCTCGGTGTTCGAGATCGACCAGTACGACCGCCTGCAGGAGGAGTTGTACGACATCAACATCCGCGTCGACAGGAAGCCCCCGCGAGTGACCGTCCGGCCGAAGATCAAGGACGGCATCAAGATCACCTCGAGCACCGACCAGGACCTAGACGAGGAGACGATCAAGCAGGTCCTCCGCGAACACGGCTACGTTAACGCCGTCGTCAACCTCCAGGAGAACGTCACCATCGACCGGCTGGTCGACGGTCTGATGGAGAACCGGGAGTACATCCCCTCGATCACGGCCGTCAACAAGGTCGACCTGATCGAACCCGACTACAAGGAGACGGTCGACGAGCAGTTGCGCGAACGCGACCTCGATCCCGAGGAGGTCACGTTCATCAGCGCCGAGGAGGAGAGGGGCCTCGACGCCCTCAAAGACCGCATCTGGAACAATCTGGGACTGATCCGCGTCTACATGGACAAACCCGGTCGGGGCATCGACTGGGAGGAACCACTCGTCATCGAGGAAGGGGCGACCGTCGGCGAAGCCATCGACAAACTCGGCGGCGAGATGCAAGAGCGGTTCCGCTTCGCGCGGGTAACGGGTCCCAGCGCGACCCACGACCAGCAGCAGGTCGGGAAGGACCACGTTCTCGAGGACGAGGACGTCCTCAAATTGATTCTGCGGCGATAG